The nucleotide sequence CCAAAGTCGTTAGACGGTGCTACGGGAGTAACGTATTGACTGACCGTAACTTGGACCGACGAGAGTTCCTCGTGAGGAGTTCTTTGGCAGCGGCCGCGATCGTGCCCATCGGTCTCGTTGCCCGCCTCAACGGCCAGGCCGGCTCGGGTGGGGTTCAAGAGGATTGGGTGCGGTTAGCGCGAGCCGAGATCCCGGCATCGACTGAGAGCGCCTATTTCCAGACAGGCGGGATTGGCCCAGCGTCGCGACGAGCGATCGCGGAAGTCGCGCAGAGGCTGGAGTACCAGAACCGAGGGCCCGCCGATCCGCGGTACTCGCCCTCGATGGCGGAGATCGAGCCGAACCTCCGAGCGTACCTGAGTGCGGCGTTCGGTGTCGGGCCAGATGGAGTCGCGCTCACCCACAGCACCTCCGAAGGGATCAGCATCGCAGCTTGGTCCCTGAACTGGGAACGCGGAGATGAGGTGGTCCTGAGCAATCAGGAGCATCCTGCGAACGTCGTTCCCTGGTATGTGCTTCGAGATCGATTTGGCATAGTTATCCGCGAGATCAACCTGGACTCGGGCACATCTTTGTTGGATGAGGTGCGAGGCGTTCTCTCCTCGCGGACCCGCATGGTGAGCATCAGCCATGTGTCCCGGAACAATGGGCGGCGGCTTCGCACGGACGAGTCGGCGGAGCTGGGCGAGCTGCTTCGGTCTCGTGGAATCGTGTATCACCTAGATGGGGCACAAGGGCCTGGGTGCGTGGAGGTCGACTTCGGTCATCTAGGTTGTGATTGCTACAGCACGTGCGGACACAAGTGGTTGCTCGGCCCGAAGGGCACGGGTGCCTTCTTCGTGCGTGATGACATGCTCGATCGGCTCCAACTCTCTTGGTCGGGCAGCCACAGTCACTCGACAATGGACTACGAGGGTTCCTACTCGCTGCTCCCCTCAGCCGCCCGATACGAGTTCGGGACCCGAGCCCTCGCAGACTTCGCCGGGTTCCACACAGCGGTGTCCTGGGTGGAGGAGTTGGGCTTCGATCGAGTCCTCAGCAGAATCCAACACCTCGTGTCCTATGCGGTGGAGTCGGCGGAGGCTCGTACCGGCTTTGGGCTAGCCTCTCCGAGGGTCGAGGCGGATCGCTCGGGGGTCTTCGTCCTCCGGCTCCCGTCAGGTTGCGACGCCACGGAGGTGTACAACCGCCTCGCCGAGGAGCCGAGAGTCTTGAGTTCTCCCGTTCGGCGCGCCGGAGATCTCAGGCTCGCGATCCACTTCTTCAACACAGAAGATGAGATCGATGCGGCGATGGATGGCGTTGCGGCACTATGCTAGCATCGCACCATCTAACAAGGGATTGCTGCTGTCCGCGTTGACGGGTGTAGCCCTGCGAGCTACGCTCGCAGGATAGGCGCGAAGGTGCGGCAGCAGAATTCCAAAGTCGTTAGATGTCGCCGCTAACGTGCGTGGCCAGGAGCCGTTGCAGCGTCACCGCGACAGGAACTGAGTGGCGTTGTCCAGCCCTGGGCACAGATCACCTCCGAGGCGGTTCGGGAGACCCAATCCGAGAGTCGCGGGTGGGGTAGGAGTCCTTCCGCTGCGGAGTACTCCAGTCCGTTCAGGACCTCGGCATACGGTCCGAAGCCAGAAAGGCGGTACGGCACGACGATGACTCGGCGGCCCATCCCTGACTGCTCGGCGACGAAGGTGCGTATGCGATTCTCGGCTTCCGCTCGTTCTTCCGCCCAGTCCTCTTGAAGTGTCTCAACCTTGACTGCGGCGAAGCCCCGAGCGGCAATGTCCGTGGCCGTTCGTTCCATTGCTCCAAGCACACGTTCATTAGCTCCATCCTCCCCCATGCCGTGGGCCAAAAGGAGGACGCTCTCGGTCGCAGGCTGGTGAGCGAGTTCAAGAGCCCGGGCGGCAACGATCTCAGCTGCTTCATAGGAAAGCATGATGCCCTCCTCTTGGGTTGCGATTTCGGAATGGTGGCTCAGGGGTAAGGGGCTTGGGCCGAGGCGACGGGCCTCTCCCATGAGCATGAAGTGTTCGGGTGGTGTATCCGAGAGGCCCAGGAGATATCTCGTTTGCTCAGCGAACGACTCGCCGGACAAGAACATTCGGACCACGGCGATTCGCTCGACCCCGGCGTCCTCAAGGGACGAAAGGCCAGCCTTGAGAGACAATGGGTCGGCCATTCCAAAGGCAATCTCCGTCGGAATGACATCGGCCAACGGCTGGACTGCCTCACGGACTGCGGCATTCCACTTCTCGTTGCCTCCGTGGGCCATGACCAGAATGCCGACCGATGCGTCTTCCTCGGGCAGGTATGCGTCCGAGCCCGACACCGGAACGGATGGCGGCGTCCGTTGTGAAGGACTGGCGCAAGCTGACAGAAGAATCAGAAGGGGGATATAGCGCATAGTAAGCAGGTGAGATTGAGAGTCAGTCTCAACAACGTAAACGAAGCGCCTTCTCGGTCAAGCCTGGCGGGGGCGACATCTAACAAGGAATTGCTGCTGTCGCGGGACGGGTTTGTGGGTCACGCGGTCACTCGGCTTGCACCTCGCGCCCGGTGGGAAGCATTGTAGTCGCGCAGCAGAATCCCAATTTCGTTGAATGGCCCCCACCTTTCAGTGCGGGTGCCGAAGTCACTTTGACCCAGTACGCGTCGCGAGGAAGGACCACATGAGTATGATGCGAGCCCAAGTCGTCGCCGCTTCCGCCTCGGCACTTGCGATTCTCGCCATCGCGTGCGGACCACCCCCGGAGCCGTTCGAGATACGGGGCGCATCCGTTGTAGAGCTTCAAGAAGCGATGGAGTTGGGTCGGGCGTCGTCTGCGTGGATCACTCAAGCCTACCTCGACCGGATCGCCGCTTTCGACCAGACGGGCCCGGCGATCAATGCGATGGTCTCGCTCAACCCCAACGCGATGGCCGAGGCCGAAGCGCTCGACCGGGAGCGCGCTGACGGCGTAGTGCGCGGACCCCTGCACGGTGTGCCGATCGTGTTGAAGGACAATTACGATACCAGGGACGCACCGACTTCAGCCGGAACCGCGGCTCTTTCGGGCTTTGTTCCGCCGGATGACGCCTTCCAGGTCGGAAGGCTACGCGAGGCGGGCGCTGTCTTTCTCGGCAAGACCAACATGCACGAGTTGGCGAGCGGATGGACTACTGTCGGATCCCTCGGTGGCCAGACGCTCAATCCCTACGATCTGACGCGGCACCCCGGCGGCTCGAGCGGGGGTACCGGAGCGGCGGTGGCTGCGAGCTTCGCGGCGGTTGGGTGGGGCAGCGACACGT is from Longimicrobiales bacterium and encodes:
- a CDS encoding aminotransferase class V-fold PLP-dependent enzyme, which codes for MTDRNLDRREFLVRSSLAAAAIVPIGLVARLNGQAGSGGVQEDWVRLARAEIPASTESAYFQTGGIGPASRRAIAEVAQRLEYQNRGPADPRYSPSMAEIEPNLRAYLSAAFGVGPDGVALTHSTSEGISIAAWSLNWERGDEVVLSNQEHPANVVPWYVLRDRFGIVIREINLDSGTSLLDEVRGVLSSRTRMVSISHVSRNNGRRLRTDESAELGELLRSRGIVYHLDGAQGPGCVEVDFGHLGCDCYSTCGHKWLLGPKGTGAFFVRDDMLDRLQLSWSGSHSHSTMDYEGSYSLLPSAARYEFGTRALADFAGFHTAVSWVEELGFDRVLSRIQHLVSYAVESAEARTGFGLASPRVEADRSGVFVLRLPSGCDATEVYNRLAEEPRVLSSPVRRAGDLRLAIHFFNTEDEIDAAMDGVAALC